Proteins from one Porites lutea chromosome 3, jaPorLute2.1, whole genome shotgun sequence genomic window:
- the LOC140931603 gene encoding uncharacterized protein, with protein MDYNQYVDYLKDSRFWLHPYGLQSFIRWLLGVNKFCSSNVCRSEVGRFPMRTKTKCRAIKYWLKFCEPEHQNKLSGIAFTDQIGQDKKELWSSKLKRLLNLAGLGDIWSATTNTPAIMNHIRQRLLDIEQQTWISEIHNDERKDPHQKNKLRTFRKFKLTHDYENYLTNVRNISHRVAITKLRLSNHKLAIETGRYVKPYQPPDQRICPLCKTGIEDEEHFLMNCIAHRDPRRELFNTLKRETNLILDSVTSSSAFATLISMKQGEKTQKIVAKYVYDRFRERDRRVKYNLV; from the exons atggaCTACAATCAGTATGTCgactatttaaaggattctcgATTCTGGCTACATCCTTATGGACTGCAATCA ttCATTAGGTGGCTATTGGGAGTTAACAAATTCTGTAGCTCAAATGTGTGCAGATCGGAGGTAGGCCGTTTCCCAATGCGAACGAAGACAAAGTGCAGAGCCATTAAatattggctgaaattttgtgagCCGGAGCACCAAAATAAACTCTCTGGAATAGcatttacagaccaaattggtcaagataaaaaggaactttggtcaagcaaattaaaacgaCTATTAAATCTCGCAGGTCTTGGCGACATATGGTCAGCGACAACGAACACTCCCGCAATCATGAACCATATACGACAGAGACTCTTAGACATAGAACAGCAAACATGGATTAGCGAAATACACAATGATGAACGAAAGGACccgcatcaaaaaaacaaactaagaacttttaggaaatttaaacttacccatgactACGAAAATTACCTCACAAATGTAAGAAACATCAGTCATAGAGTAGCAATCACAAAGCTAAGATTAAGCAACCACAAGCTAGCAATTGAAACTGGACGATACGTTAAACCCTATCAACCACCAGACCAAAGAATCTGTCCATTATGTAAAACTGGAATAGAAGACGAGGAGCATTTTTTAATGAATTGCATAGCCCATAGGGATCCTAGGAGAGAGCTGTTCAATACGCTAAAAAGGGAAACTAATCTTATTCTTGACTCTGTGACTTCAAGCTCTGCCTTTGCaacgttgataagtatgaaacaaggagagaaaacgcaaaaaattgtggctaaatacgtatatgatcgcttccgcgaaagagatagacgcgttaaatataaccttgtttaa
- the LOC140929402 gene encoding adenosine receptor A2a-like yields MSWFYILGWFPSVVAVFGNALVVFLIASRPRLHTRPNWFITSLALADFAVGFIYFPTNFLCGECSLCKKEIAQDIAVLAINSSITNLCAMTTDRYIAIMKPLRYVALMTSRRATIIIALAWLIPLILDYIPALCTRLGKCNLEDKALVSTKMILFEILPCLFLLITTTQIIITAKRHWRKNALLNSQLQYNEPNRQRTKDYAAAKVIVIVVVIFLACYSVELYSVVGFLVFSSAPSKKIVEVISFLIPVNCAANPIAYALLKRDIRKELQKTCRKHVVRRPRSTVSTAV; encoded by the coding sequence ATGTCTTGGTTTTACATCCTTGGTTGGTTTCCAAGCGTTGTTGCAGTCTTTGGAAATGCCCTGGTTGTGTTTTTAATTGCCTCCAGGCCACGATTACACACACGGCCTAACTGGTTTATCACGTCCCTGGCTTTGGCTGACTTTGCTGTTGGTTTCATCTATTTTCCCACCAATTTTCTGTGCGGAGAATGTTCCCTTTGCAAGAAAGAAATAGCTCAAGATATAGCTGTACTGGCGATTAATTCATCAATAACGAATTTATGTGCTATGACAACTGATCGTTACATAGCTATCATGAAACCCCTGAGATACGTAGCATTAATGACTTCTCGTCGAGCCACAATCATTATAGCTCTTGCGTGGCTCATACCATTGATTCTCGACTATATTCCAGCTTTATGCACCCGCCTGGGAAAGTGCAACTTAGAAGACAAAGCTCTCGTATCGACAAagatgattttgtttgagattCTTCCCTGTCTGTTTTTGCTTATAACTACGACACAAATCATAATAACTGCAAAAAGACATTGGCGTAAAAATGCTCTTCTTAACTCCCAGTTACAATATAATGAGCCTAATCGCCAAAGAACAAAAGACTATGCCGCAGCCAAAGTAATCGTTATTGTAGTTGTAATTTTTCTTGCCTGCTACTCCGTTGAACTGTACAGTGTTGTTGGTTTTCTAGTTTTTTCTTCCGCTCCAtcaaaaaaaattgtggaaGTTATTAGTTTCCTTATACCTGTAAACTGTGCTGCAAATCCGATCGCGTACGCTCTATTGAAACGAGACATTCGAAAAGAACTCCAGAAAACGTGCAGGAAGCATGTGGTCCGAAGACCTCGTTCCACTGTAAGTACAGCAGTTTGA